The Prodigiosinella aquatilis region TGGATATATATCCCAATCGCTCACATATTTTCCGCATGGAAATGTTTTTGGTATTAAATAGTGCTAAGACAGTGTGAAGGCCTGCCAGAGCGGCGTATTCGCTAACATGCTGGCACAGTGCAGTTCCGACAGATTTCCGGTGTGCTGTAGGGTGGACGTAGCAGGTTAATTCTGACAGGTCAGCATAGGCTTTTCTACGCGAAAACGGATACAACCCTGAAAACCCTATTACTCTGCCTTCTTCAATCGCAACGGATAGATAAAAAAAATACTCTGAACGTTCAAGAAACTCAGTAAAATATTCCGGATT contains the following coding sequences:
- a CDS encoding N-acetyltransferase family protein; the encoded protein is MIIRQAIPEDLPTICEIYNHAVLHTDATFDTEIKNPEYFTEFLERSEYFFYLSVAIEEGRVIGFSGLYPFSRRKAYADLSELTCYVHPTAHRKSVGTALCQHVSEYAALAGLHTVLALFNTKNISMRKICERLGYISKGEMSEVAFKLEQYQSLSIYQKFMRKN